Proteins from one Fibrobacter sp. genomic window:
- a CDS encoding NUDIX hydrolase, producing the protein MKPWKLLETKYLVDAPWLKVAKEKCELPNGKVIDDFYTLWQPDWVLILARTATGRWVMTEQYRHGSQTIELEFPAGIINKDETPKQAALRELQEECGYRPCEAPSSDCHALHTKYLGSLPVNPDRHRGKFHIVFIDGVSKAGGTHFDSTEDIESSELSDEELQTKMANGTFCHPLQIAGYYKWKLATR; encoded by the coding sequence ATGAAACCCTGGAAACTACTCGAAACAAAATACCTGGTCGATGCGCCTTGGCTCAAAGTCGCAAAGGAAAAATGCGAACTTCCGAACGGCAAGGTCATCGACGACTTCTACACGCTATGGCAACCCGACTGGGTACTGATTCTCGCCCGCACGGCTACAGGCCGCTGGGTCATGACAGAACAGTACCGCCACGGCAGCCAGACCATCGAACTTGAGTTTCCCGCGGGCATAATCAACAAGGACGAAACGCCAAAACAAGCTGCACTCCGCGAACTGCAAGAAGAATGCGGGTACAGACCCTGCGAGGCGCCATCCAGCGATTGCCACGCGCTACACACAAAGTATCTCGGGTCCCTTCCGGTAAATCCGGACCGGCACCGCGGCAAATTTCACATCGTCTTCATCGATGGTGTCTCAAAAGCGGGTGGAACGCATTTCGACAGCACCGAAGATATCGAGTCCAGCGAACTTTCCGATGAAGAACTGCAAACCAAAATGGCTAACGGAACATTCTGCCATCCACTGCAAATCGCCGGATATTACAAGTGGAAGCTGGCTACCCGTTAA
- a CDS encoding GGDEF domain-containing protein yields the protein MAYFVSDAAWALVNDNIIPKNMFTVLAVNYSNAVIAAILFYSCFIYAEMSTRPEMTRAQIENLQVKLRIPVLVEMALLLISFAMSPDFWLDKDLEPCPLYYFILSFIPCIYIMTVTIRCLYRGLKPHNRMHLKTYLIVMSYTPGCLVAAGAQIFFSLTTPIFCFWCTLIILFVYLNSQNRLISTDPLTGLNNRNQLRRFLQLKRDFENMYIIMVDVDHFKKINDTYGHIEGDRALMLVSSALKKACSFFDISIFLCRYGGDEFMLIVQTETPQDVIKQVRECLKEEIANREGSMNYTIAASMGYAHWDGDITTFRDCVAIADKKMYEAKHLN from the coding sequence ATGGCCTACTTCGTAAGCGATGCCGCCTGGGCGTTGGTGAACGACAACATCATCCCGAAAAACATGTTCACCGTTTTGGCCGTGAACTATTCCAATGCGGTTATTGCGGCGATACTTTTCTACAGCTGCTTTATTTATGCGGAAATGAGCACCCGCCCAGAGATGACGCGTGCGCAGATTGAAAACCTCCAGGTGAAATTGCGTATACCGGTTCTTGTGGAAATGGCGCTGCTGCTCATTTCGTTTGCGATGAGTCCCGATTTCTGGCTCGATAAGGACCTTGAGCCCTGTCCTCTCTATTACTTTATTCTTTCTTTTATCCCGTGTATCTATATCATGACGGTGACGATCCGCTGCTTGTATCGCGGGCTAAAACCTCATAACCGAATGCATTTGAAGACGTACCTGATTGTGATGAGTTATACCCCGGGTTGCTTGGTTGCGGCTGGCGCCCAGATTTTCTTCTCGCTGACGACGCCGATATTCTGCTTCTGGTGCACCCTGATTATCCTCTTTGTCTACCTGAATTCGCAGAATCGCCTGATTTCGACGGACCCGCTGACCGGTCTCAATAACAGGAACCAGTTGCGCCGCTTCTTGCAGCTTAAGCGCGATTTTGAGAATATGTATATAATCATGGTGGATGTGGACCATTTCAAGAAAATCAACGATACCTATGGGCATATCGAAGGCGATAGGGCGCTGATGCTTGTTTCGAGTGCGCTAAAGAAGGCGTGCAGCTTCTTTGATATTTCGATATTCTTGTGCCGCTACGGTGGTGACGAGTTCATGCTGATTGTCCAGACGGAAACTCCGCAGGATGTTATCAAGCAGGTGCGGGAGTGCCTGAAGGAAGAAATCGCGAACCGCGAAGGATCGATGAACTATACGATTGCGGCGAGCATGGGCTATGCGCATTGGGATGGTGACATCACGACCTTCAGGGATTGCGTTGCCATAGCCGACAAGAAAATGTACGAAGCCAAGCACTTGAATTAA